From one Triticum urartu cultivar G1812 chromosome 3, Tu2.1, whole genome shotgun sequence genomic stretch:
- the LOC125545223 gene encoding signal peptidase complex subunit 1-like: MDWQGQKSAEMLMQVLLVASAVAAFLVGYAMADFQLMLLVYAGGVVLTALVTVPNWPFFNRHPLKWLDAAEADRHPRPQISSAPATTGGKKKTGKNK; encoded by the coding sequence ATGGATTGGCAGGGGCAGAAGAGCGCGGAGATGCTGATGCAGGTGCTGCTGGTGGCGTCGGCGGTGGCGGCGTTCCTGGTCGGGTACGCGATGGCCGACTTCCAGCTGATGCTGCTCGTCTACGCCGGCGGGGTTGTCCTCACGGCGCTCGTCACCGTCCCCAACTGGCCGTTCTTCAACCGGCACCCGCTCAAGTGGCTCGACGCCGCCGAGGCTGATCGCCACCCCCGCCCGCAGATCAGCAGCGCACCAGCGACGACCGGGGGTAAGAAGAAGACCGGGAAGAACAAGTAG